The segment CTATGACCGTGGGCACAGTTACCATGGTTATTCTGATGGAGGGCGGCATTACGGATATTATCGCAATTCCCACGGCGAGTTGATTTTTGGGCTAATCGGGCTGGGAGTTCTTGCGGCAGTGGTCTCCTCGGCAGATCGTCCTGTATACGTCCAGCAGCCTGTGGTGTATCGTGAAAACCCACAAGTTATTTATGTGCAGCAATCTGCGATGCCTGTCGTGGTTGAGCAACCCCAGGTCGTTTATATGCAGCAGCCAGCCCAGGTGGTTCAACAGCCGATCGCCATTCAACAGCCAGCCCAAGTGGAGTCGCCTCAACCCCTGACCACAACCGTTAATATCCAGAATTCAAATGGGTCGTTTACGCCTGTGACGCTTCGTCAAGTCGGAGCAAAGTGGGTCGGACCAAAAGGCGAATACTATGATGCCATTCCTACTGTGGGACAGTTGCGTCCGGTTTACGGTTTCTAAGGTAAGCAAAGATATCTAAGTCATGCAGCAGCCTGCCACTATTGCGACCATCGTAAAACGAAATGGTAATCTGGTCTCGTATGACAGGGAGCGGATTACCAATGCCATTTTTAAAGCCACCACTTCCACGGGCACCCCGGATCGTACTCTTGCGGAATCCCTGGCCGCGCAAGTTGAGAATACTCTGACAGAGGCTTATCACGGCGAGATGCTCCCTTCCGTCGAGGATATTCAGGACATTGTTGAGAAAACCCTGATTGAAAACCATCAAATCAAACTTGCCCATAACTACATCACCTATCGCAGCCAACGCGCCATGCGGCGGGCCACCAGGGCCTTTACGTTCGAGGTCACCGACAATATTCCCTACAAGAAGATCTACGAAGTCCTGCTCTGGAATATGGCCCATCGCTGTGAAAGCGTCGAAGCCTTGAATGAACACATCCAGAAAGGGTCATTTTCCGCCCTGGTTCGCGCCTCTGAAGATCGCTTTTCAGGGGAAATCCACCTCGCCAGCGAGGCCATCCTTGCCCGGGGCGACGCCACACGCTTAATCATTATCTCAGGCCCCTCTTCGTCGGGAAAAACCACCACCACCATCAAAATTGGTGAAGCCCTCAACACCGTGGGCAAGAAGCTCAAGGCCATCAATATCGATAACTATTTTTTCGACCTGGAGAAACACCCGCGCGACGAATTCGGTGACTACGATTACGAAACACCGCAAGCGCTGAATCTGGCACTAATCAATCACCATCTCGCTGAACTGCTGGCAGGCCGGACAATCAAGACGCCCTTTTACAATTTTAAAACCGGCAAAAGCACACTGAATGTCCAGGAAATGCATTTGGAAGACAACGAAATCCTCCTCTTGGACAGTCTGCACGGGCTTTATGGCGGAATGACAAAAGCCGTTCCGGCCTCCCATAAATTCCGACTTTATGTAGAAACTCTGGGTCAGCTGCGCGCCATGGATGGTACCTTTATGCGATGGGCGGATAACCGTCTACTCCGCCGCATGATCCGGGATAAGGCGCACAGGAATCTGCAACCCATGGGCACCCTGACACATTGGCATTACGTCCGGCGCAGTGAACTGAAATACATCATTCCGTTCATCGGCGAGGTGGACTTCCTCGTCAATACCGCCCTCCCCTTCGAATTGCCCCTATTGAAAGCCAGACTATGGGAATACCTGCCCCAGGCCATGACCTTGTTCCAGACAGATCCCCGCCGCCAGGACGCCTATGTCCGCGCCAAGCGGGTTCATGATCTGTTAGCTCCAATCGAGGCCGTGTCCCAGGATTCCATGGTGCCCGCCACATCCCTGTTGCGCGAGTTCATTGGGGGCAGCCAGTACAACTATTGAAAAACAATCTTACGGTTTCATCGCGTGGGTTTCTTCTTAGTGGCGGACGTGAGGGCGGCGGACTTCTCGTCAGGCAACGCGGCGAGGCGATACAGAACGGTGGGATCCAGCCCCAAAAAAACGAAAGCGCTTTCGTTTTTTCCGGCGAACCGCGCCACGCTCGTCGTTATCGATTTGCTCATCGTTTCTTCCTCGGGCCAATGTGACTCTTGACCTGCGGCGAGCGTGCGAGCCGTCGCGGTCGAAGAACTGGTTCGGCGATTATTGATTGTTTAGAAGGTTTCTGGCCCCATGAACTACGGCCAAGACATCGATCTGGTCGGCTTTGATGTGATAGATGATCCGGTATGGGCCTTCGATTACCTCCCGAATTTGTTCTAACCGGTATTCAGGAACGATTCTTCCGGACTGGGGAAATGTTGCGATTTGCTCTGATCGCCGAGTCAGGCGGTCCACCATGTGTCGAGCATATTCCGGAGAATTCTGAGCAATATAATTATTGATTCCGGCCAAATGATCCTGAGCCGTTTTCGTCCAGTGGACGTTCATTTCGGAAGTCCGTACTGTGCTCGCACTTCCCTGACTTCCAAGGTGCGCCCGGCTTTGCTGTCGGCAAGCCCCTGCTCAATGGCCTCGCGAACATAGATTTCATGAATCAAATCATCCCAAGTGGAGTTTTCGGGCATTTGATCAACTAAGCAGTGTGCTTTATCTTTTACTAGTGTGGCTGTCATACTTCCTCCCGACAACTTAAATAATACTAATAATGTTTTAATGATTCAATTTGTTTGTCTTGCCGAACGTTATATCTGTAAGCGATTACATTTCCTAGAGAAACCATAGTCACAGTCCAATTCCAAGGCAATACCAGAATTGATCGCCATCAACATGCATGCCGTTTGATCGATATGGCCTGAATTGGGTCACAACGCTGTAAATTCTTGCAACTTAACGGCCAGCAAACCAATACGGTTCTGCCCTCAAAGCACCCCAATTCAATGCACGCTCTTACGCCCCTCTACATTGCGTTTACTTTCCCCCGAAATTGGCCAGGATAAGTAAGCGCTTACAGAGCCGGATTTCGGAAGTGGATCACTCAAGCCTTCGCTCAACACCAGTTCGTCTTCTACAATCAAAATGTTCATCGGCTCAGGACTCCCTGACAACCTTCCCTAGAGCCTGAACCAGATAACGCAGAGCCGGTTCAGGGGTAATTAGGGGGGGCATGACGTAGATGACGGGTCCCAGGGGGCGCAGCAGAATCCCATTGGCGCGCAGGCGATCCCGAATTTGAATGGCGCGCAGGGTGCCGGTCCCCTGATGGTCGTCTTCAAGCTCAACGACCCCGATCATGCCCAGGCAGCGAATATTACGAACTCCGGGGATATCGGCGAGGAGTGCAAGTTCTTCGGCCAGAACCTTCGCCATGGCCGCAGCCTGCGCCACAATGCCCTCGGATTCATAAACCCGCAACGTGGCCACGGCAGCGGCCGCCGCGATGGGATTCCCGGCAAAGGTGTGACCATGATAAAAGGTGTGGTCTTCCGGCTGATCACGGAACGTTTCATAAATCGAGTCGCGCACCACGGCGGCACTGATGGGAAGATAACCGGCCGAAAGACTTTTTCCCATACAGACAATATCCGGCACAATGCCAGCATGCTCAAACGCAAACATTTTGCCCGTTCGCCCCATGCCGACCGCAATTTCGTCAGCAATCAACAGGACCCCTTCGCTCTTACAGATGTCCGCCAATGCTTTCAAATACTCAGCCGAGTGGATTCTCATACCGCCCGATCCCTGGCACATTGGCTCAACAATCATGGCCGCTACTTCATGGGCATGTTCTTTGACCAGCGTTCGTATCGTATCGATACACTCACGCACACAGGACTGTTCAGGGGCATGAAAGGCACAGGTCCCACAACAGGGTGACGGGGCTTGCAGAACGGGAAACAACGCGCTCTTGAACGGCTTGTGGAAAGCTTCCAGATAACCAACCGACACCGCGCCCAGCGTATCGCCGTGATAGGCAAAATCGAGTGACATAAACTTCGTCTTAAGGGGCTGGCCCATGTTGTACCAATATTGCAGGGCGATCTTGAGCGCCGCCTCCACCGCACAGGACCCATCACTGGCAAACATCACACGCCGGTCATCAGGAAACAACCCTACGATCATCGATGCCAGTTCTATGGCGCGGGGATGGGAAAGATTACCAAGAATACTGTGCTGAAGTTCGCGGGTCTGACGGATGATGGCCTCAATGACCGCCGGATGCCCGTGCCCGAGATTACAGGCCCACCATGAGGAGATGGCGTCCATATATTTCCGCCCTTCTGCATCATAGAGGTAAGCGCCCTCGCCATGGGTGATGATCGGCAGGGGGCCGGCTTTCAATGCTGAGAATCGCGTGTAAGGATGCCAGATACTTTGCCGATCCAAGGTCTGGTAGTGCTGTATGTCCTGATCATTTTGCATGATTACTCCTTGTGAAAGAGAATACCCGCTCAGGCTAAGAAATATCCGTCAAAGTTGCTCGTCAACAGGCCGGGTCTCCAACTTGTCAGGGGCGATCACCCCGCCGGAGATCAGCATCTTAAAAGCCTCTTCCACGGTGAGGTCGGTCATCCGAACCTCGCGCGCGGGCACCAGATGCAAAAAGCCAGACGTAGGGAGGGGCGACATGGGAATAAAAATACGGCACCATTTCTCACCCGTCTCATCCGTGGTCACACCCGATAGAAAGCCGATCACCTTGACACCGGGGCGCGGATACTCAATGACCACCACCGACTTGAACGTTTTCCGATTGGGCACGGAAACGGCATCCACCACCTGCTTGGCTGCTGAATAAATGGCCTTGATAATGGGAATTTTCAGAATGAAAGACTCGCCCCAACTCAGGAAACGCTGCCCCACCACACGTCCCGCTACAATCCCCACCAGCAGCACCAACAGAACGAAGGCGAGGATGGAAATCACCAACTCGACCCATTGCGGCACCTGCATCGGCAGTAGACTTACAAGCGGCTGAAGCACGGAAGCCATAGCATGAAAGATAGCCACCACGACCACATACGTCACCCATAACGGCACCAGTACAAACAGACCGGAGATCAGTTGATTCCTCAGAAATCGCTGAAAACTCTGTTTTTCAGAAGACATGATCGTTACATCCTTAACAGTTCATTGATAGAGGCAGCGGCACGACGCCCCTCCCCCATGGCCAGAATCACGGTGGCAGCACCCAGTACAATGTCGCCCCCCGCAAATACACGATCCAGCGAAGTCTTGCCATTATCGTCCACAATGATATTGCCCCACTTGGTAGTTTGCAGGCCTTCGGTGGTGCGCGGAATCAAGGGATTGGAGTCATTACCAATGGCTATAATCACCGTTCCAATGTCACGGACAAACTCACTTCCTTTGATTTCCACGGGCCGGCGGCGGCCGGACGCATCCGGTTCCCCCAATTCATAGCGCAGACACTCCATGCCTGTGACGCAACCGTTAGCATCACCGATCAGCCGTTTGGCATTTTCAAGAAGATGGAAGATGACTCCCTCCTCCTTGGCGTGCGCAATCTCCTCAACACGCGCGGGCATTTCAACTTCGGTCCTGCGATAGATCACATGCACTTCGTCGGCCCCCAGACGCACGGCGGTACGCGCCGCATCCATGGCGACGTTCCCACCGCCCAGAACCGCTACTTTCCCCGTTCGGTAAATAGGGGTATCGGCCCGCTCAAAGTCATAGGCCTTCATCAGGTTCGCCCGTGTCAAATATTCATTGGCAGAAAACACCCCAACAAAGTTTTCACCCTCCATATTCATGAATTTAGGCAAACCTGCGCCTGTCCCGATAAAAACCGCATCAAAACCATCCTCATCAAGCAACGCACGCAACTTCCGCGTCCGCCCGATGACAAAGTTGGTTTGAAGTTCCACGCCCATACGGGTCAAGGAATCAAACTCCGCCTGAACAATCCGCTTGGGCAACCTGAACTCCGGAATGCCGTACACCAAAACGCCGCCGGGCTTATGGAACGCCTCAAACATCACCACGTGATGCCCTTCACGACGAACATCCGCCGCCACAGTAATGCTCGCGGGCCCCGTCCCGATCACCGCCACTTTTTTGCCGGTTTCCGGCTTGATAACCGGGGGCTTGGCCCGACCGGTCTCACGCTCAAGATCCGCCACAAAACGCTCCACACGCCCGATCGAAACCGCCTTATCCACACTCTTCAGCGCCTTGCCAACCGTGCAATTTTCCTGACATTGGACTTCCTGAGGGCATACCCGTCCGCAAACCGATGGCAGCAGACTGCTCTGCTTGATGATATCACAGGCACTCTCGAAATCCGCATTTGCCGCCGCCTTGAGAAAACCGGGAATATCAATCCGCACGGGACACCCCTGAATACAGGGAGCATTTTTACACTGCAGACAGCGCATGGATTCCAATTGCGCCTGTTCGGGCGTATATCCATTTGCTACTTCCTGAACATTCCGCCTCCGCACGGCAGGATCCTGTGTCGGCATTTCCTGCGCGGAAATGCCTATCCGGTCACGCGGGGTCAACGGCGTGGTCCGCTTCCTGATCGCATCCAATTCCTTGGAGGCCGCTTCGGCCAACGCTTCCGGGGAGGTATGACTCATGACTCGCTCTGCTCCTTCTGACGAATTTCTGCTTCAAGGTGACATTTATGATGGGCCTGTTCCTCCACCTTTCGATACGCCTTCAAGCGTTGCATCAGGTTAGTAAAGTCCACCAGATGACCGTCAAACTCCGGGCCATCAACACATGTAAATTTTGTTTGCCCTCCAACCGACACCCGGCAACCGCCACACATTCCGGTTCCATCAATCATGATGGTATTGAGAGAGACCACGGTGTGGACGTTAAACGGGCGGGTCGTTTCGGCACAGAACTTCATCATGATAGGCGGCCCGATCGCCACGGCCAGATCCGGCTTCGGTACCCGCTCGCATACTTCCTTCAGTGGCTCAGTCACCAACCCTTTGCGCCCATACGAACCATCATCCGTACAAACAATAAATTCATCCGCCAGCGTCCGCATCTCCTCTTCCATAATGATAAGGCTACGGTTTCGGGCACCAATGATGATGATGATCTTATTCCCCGCCGCCTTCATCCCTTTGACGATGGGATGCAAGGGAGCCACACCGATACCGCCGCCCACACAGACAACCGTCCCGAATTTCTCAATATGTGTTGGCTGTCCTAAAGGCCCTAAAACACTCTGCACTGATTCACCCACCTGTTTATCGGCCAGATTATGGGTGGTCTTGCCTACCGCCTGGAAAATGATGGTAATCGACCCCTCAACAGGGTCAGCATCGGCAATCGTCAGGGGAATTCGCTCGCCAAACTCGTTATCGAGCTGAAGGATAACAAATTGTCCGGGCAAGCGTTCACGCGCAATATGCGGCGTGGTAAGCCGCATCATAAACACATCATCAGACAACTGTTTCTTGGCTAATATTCTATTCACAATTCGTCCTTCCCTGAATCGCTAAATGGCCTTCAAATATGCCATTCAGCACCACGCTTGTACAAGAACAATACACGGAGACGCCGGCGCTACTTTACTTTTCCACTGGAACCACGATCCCGCGCATGATGATCTTTTGGCAAAAGACAAAGACGAACATTGTGGGAATGGACGCAAAGATCAGGGAGGCAAACACAACGCCTTGTCCACTAGATGTTTGCAACTGGTACAGCCAGGGCATGATTGTCCACATGCGTTCGTCCTGACACAACAGCAAAGCCATCATGAAGTTGGTATAGGCTGCGGTAAACGCCCCCAGCGCAGTTACAGCCAGGATCGGAGTGCTCAACCACATCGTAATCTGCCAGAAAAGACGGAACTCCCCTGCCCCATCCAGTTGGGCACACTCATAGAGCTCTCTCGGCAACGAATCAAAGAAGCCCTTCAGAAGGAAAATCGTATAACCATTCACCAGCCCCGGCAAAACCAGCGCCGCAAATGTGTTCAACAAATGGAACTCGCGCAGCATTAAGAATACAGGAATTTGGGTCACCATCGGCGGAAATGCCATGGTCATCATTAGAAACAGAAGGATCTTATAGGTGGACTTCGGTTTGTAGCGGCTCAACGCATAGGCCGCCAGCGGATTAAATATCAACGCGCATAGCACCGCCAACCCGCAATAGATGAACGTATTTAAAACAGCCCGCCCATGCCGTACCACATAATCAGTGACAGTCCGGAAGTTTCGAGTCAGAAACTCCATCCTGAGTGCGCCCGTTTTTGCCTTGAATGCAAGATAGTGAAACTCCTGCTGCGGAGGCAGAATAGCCCGGAGCGATGCCGCAGATAACGGATTAAACCCGGCCCTCTCCTGCAACCAATCCCGGAACCGGAACTCAACGGTATCGAGACAAAGCGCTTCGGCAGGGAGAATAAAAAAGACGCCTGTGGCCGGGTCGCGCCAGCCCTGCAAATAGGACTCCCAATCGGACAACGCCACACCTTCAGCAGGAGGTTGCGCAGAAAAAGGAATCTGGTCAAAACCTGAATATGCGCTCCCATATCTGCGGTTCAGCGTGGCCACCTCTCCGTATTTGGCCCGTAAATAAGCCCGATAATCAGGTGTCGCCGAGGCATCAGCCCGGATCCAGACCAGACTCAGAATGCCCCTGACGAATCGCTCCCAATCATCCCGCTCCAGTTGTGAATAGAGATCAGGATCCGGGAGTCGACGCTCCAGATGAATCTGACCCCAATCAGTGTAGGTCGTACCATGCGCACGGTTATAATAAGCGATATCCCGAGTGAATTGGTTCTTTAAGTACCCCTCCTTGAAGAAGCCTTCGACGTTGTAATAGACACGATTCTCCGGCGGCTGCTGCCGGGTAAAGTCGTTGAGGGCGACATCGAATGGCCGGCTCCCCATTTTAACGCGCCGCTCAAGCCCGTTATTGGGAAGCACAAAAAAAGCATTCCAACCGGAGAAAGTTGTACCCATGGCCGAATTGAGCCGGGCAATGTCATTCGTATATACCTGTTCCATCTGGCATTTAAAGGCCCGGAGCCCGGCAGGTATGGACCCGCGCGATTGCGGCGCCGCCAGATACCCGAGCCCATACATGAAGGAGGGCAGATCTTCTGTCAGAAGAAATTCACGCCAATCGTTAACGAGTGCGGGAGATGCATTCGTCACGGGTAACGTCAATTTCTGGAATGTGGGGGCCTCACTGCTGTAAACCCAGCGCATTTGATTAAGCGATTCATTGAATAGCCCCTCTACATGCTTCTGATAGAGCGCCGCATCATCACGAAGAAATGCGGGAATAACATTCTGATCGGCCGCATCGACGGATGATTTTGAGGACCCGGCCAGCATCAACAGAAAGGGATACACCATGGACACCGCTCCCGCCAGCAAGAGCAAATACATCAACCCGACCAATAGTCGGGTCTTCCAGTGTCGGCGTCCTATGGAGGATATGATTGGCATCTTGAGTATCTCAGAAAAGGAAGTTTGCCGTTGTTAATCCGACAATAAAAATACAGCTTATCAAAGCGTAAAGATTCACCACCCGCTTCGCTTGAGGCACAGAGACACCGAGAAGAAAAGAGAATGTTGCGGGAATTGCAGGTCCGGAGTACCTGACCTGAAATTCCCGCAACCCTTTCTGGAGTAATTCAAGAGACAGAGGAGGTGTGTAACGACTCTTCTCGTGCCCTGAGCCTGTCGAAGGGCCCTCCATGCACTCCTTCAGAAAACCGTGGCGTTTATTCTGGCCATGGGTACTCCCATGGGCGGAATAAACGCCACATTTGAATTCTTCGGCATTCGTAGCCTTGGCGGAGTAGGCTCTGTGTCTCCGTGTCTCAAGCGAAGCGGGTGGTAGATTGATTTGGATGGGGGTCTGCGTTTTCATGACGTGGTGCGGAATTCTACACGAGCCAGCAACTTTAGTTGTTGCACGGTAAAGCCGATAAGAATTACCCCGAGCATCCAGGCGGCGGCGGTGGCAGGACCAAATTGTAAAAATGTAAAGGCCTTGTACCAGATGTGGAGGCCAGCGACCTCGGTATTGGCGGCCCCGCCCGTCATGACCAGAATATTCCCGGTAGCACTGTAAAATGAGGCGATAAAAGCCCCGACAAAATTAATCAGGATCAAAGGCTTCAACATGGGGAAAACAACAAACAGAATCTTATCCACAAACGTGGCCCCATCCACATCGGCAGCCTCGTATAAATCATCAGGGATCCCTTTCAAGGCCGCCAGGTAAATCAGGCAACCGGGGCCCATCCCCGCCCATATCATGGGGATAACACAGGAAAGCATCGCCGTATCCGGATCAGCCAGCCAATGATAGGCCTCTGCCGTATGCTGAAACAGCCGAGTCGAAAGATGCCCCAATGCCACCCCGAGCGGCTCGCCACCGGGAAAAAGAATCGGCAATGCCAGACGACTTACGGTCGCGCCCAGCAACAGGCCCACCCCGATAAACATCCCCGCCGCCCAACGCATGTCATTCAGCCAGAGTCGGCGGGCAAAAAGCAAAGAAACGCCTAGCAGCGCCACTCCTACGACCAGAAACCCGATCGCCGGCATCTGCAGCACGACGGCATTGAGCGCTCCATGCTCCGAAGGGTCAAAAAACTCTTTCCAAAGCAACATCGCGACAATGCCTGCCACCACCGCGGGCAGATAATAAATCAATCGAAACACGATTTTCAGACGGGGAATTTCCTGGAGAAAAATGGCCAGCAGAATGGGGGGAATAAATGTCAGCAACAACACCAGAAAGCTATAACGGAATGAGTTAAAAAGTGCCTGCCACCAGAACCCGTCAAAAAGAACATCCCCGAAATTATCCAGGCCGACCCATACTGAATCCCCCACCAGGCGATAGTCTTGAAAGGCCATGAGTGACCCCCACCCCAGTGGCACATAATGCCAAAGAATCAGTGTCAGGAGGGCTGGAAAAAGCAGAAGCCCCATCCAAAGGCCATTCCTGCGCCGCCGGGAAACCCCTGTCCCAATTCGTCCCTTAGGGCATGAAGCAGTCACGTTTTGATCATGATTGGGCGCTGAAAAGAATTTGAACAGAAGTCGCAAAGGCCGCAAAGGGGTAATGGATACGCTTCGCGGAAGACCATGGTTTTGAATCCCAAAATATTTTGTATGGCTACTGCGTTCTCGCAGTAGCCACCTTTGCGATCTTTGCGCCTTCTGTTCAAACTCTGCTTGTGTCCGTCTATGTCGAGGAAGAGGTGCAGGCAAGGTTTTTCCTGTGGAAAACACACGCACTACGCTGAAAAATCCATAGGCAAAGACTCCCACCATCAGCACCATCATCACGGCGGCAACACTCCGGCGGATCAGGCGCTCACGCGGCGTGACAATACCCATCATCAGGTCATTCGCCCGGATCACCCCCTTGTGCAAAATGCCTTGCAAGACTTCAATCCTGCGGGAATGTTCCGGCGGCAGTTTATCCCTGAGCGCCAGGGTCTCGGCGTATTGAAGCGGCAGGGTCATCATTTCATAGGCCAGATTGCTATTACCGCCATAGGGCTCGGGCTTTCCGGTCTCCATGGCGATATCGAAAGTTTTGGCCCACCCCGGCGGAGACAGCCGCTCGATCTCCGGATAACCAAATAACTTCAAGTATTTCGGATTAATGAATCGCCCCAGGCCGCTTTCCACCAACACACGCGTTTTGATGGCCATCGCCGCCCGCCCGTCAAAGAAACGCATATATTCCCAGGCGGCGTCCCGCACGGACGGATCCTTGATGCCGGAAAACAACCCCATCATCATGCTGTTCAATTCCGTACCCCGGACGCCAGTCGGCCCCGCAGGAATCGGAACCATTCCTGTTACATCCGGATTGATGGTGGCCATCAATTTCTCATCAATATAAGCAAACCACATCCCGATCTGCCCCCGTTCCTGACGGGCCGTAAAATCGCCGGAATCCTTACAGGAATAGCCCCGGCGTATCACACCCTTGGCATCCACCCATTTTTCGGCACTTAACCGGAGATAAAAATCCAGGGCTTCCGCCGCCTCAATGGAATCGAAAGCGCATTTCCATTGGCTGGTGGCTTCATCCAAGACCACTGCTTCACCACCAAAGGACCACAGCATGGGCAGCCAGTAGTGGGCTTCATGCTTGCCCCGCACCAGAAAGAACCCATAGGTGCCAGCCTCAGGATCGGTCAGCTTTTTCGCCGCCTCCATAATGTCATCCATGTTCCAGTTGACCGTCGGATACGGAAGCCGTTTGGCATCGAACAGATCCTTGCGAAACATGAGCACGTTCCCCATGGCGCCACCATAGGGCAAGGCCCAGACATGAGTTCCCCCGGGACCGGGGCGGCGGATCACCGGCCATAGTTTGGAGTTAATTCGGAAGTCCTGCGCCTCCTTGTCCATGGCGGAGAGATAGCCATCTTCGGGACGATCCAGGGGATACAGGAAACGGTTCTGGATATAGGTTTCCGATTTACGGAAATTAACATACAGGACGTCAGGTGCCAGACCTCCGGCGATGGCGAGCAGGTCGACCTCGACCCCTTTGACATTGATCCCGGTGAAACGTTCCAGTTCAACGCTCACCTGATCCCAGTTATGGCGGCCATATTTGGCGGGGTTGGCCTGATAGCGATCGCGGTATTTGGCAGCGAAGA is part of the bacterium genome and harbors:
- a CDS encoding ATP cone domain-containing protein; this translates as MQQPATIATIVKRNGNLVSYDRERITNAIFKATTSTGTPDRTLAESLAAQVENTLTEAYHGEMLPSVEDIQDIVEKTLIENHQIKLAHNYITYRSQRAMRRATRAFTFEVTDNIPYKKIYEVLLWNMAHRCESVEALNEHIQKGSFSALVRASEDRFSGEIHLASEAILARGDATRLIIISGPSSSGKTTTTIKIGEALNTVGKKLKAINIDNYFFDLEKHPRDEFGDYDYETPQALNLALINHHLAELLAGRTIKTPFYNFKTGKSTLNVQEMHLEDNEILLLDSLHGLYGGMTKAVPASHKFRLYVETLGQLRAMDGTFMRWADNRLLRRMIRDKAHRNLQPMGTLTHWHYVRRSELKYIIPFIGEVDFLVNTALPFELPLLKARLWEYLPQAMTLFQTDPRRQDAYVRAKRVHDLLAPIEAVSQDSMVPATSLLREFIGGSQYNY
- a CDS encoding type II toxin-antitoxin system RelE/ParE family toxin, whose translation is MNVHWTKTAQDHLAGINNYIAQNSPEYARHMVDRLTRRSEQIATFPQSGRIVPEYRLEQIREVIEGPYRIIYHIKADQIDVLAVVHGARNLLNNQ
- the bioA gene encoding adenosylmethionine--8-amino-7-oxononanoate transaminase, with amino-acid sequence MQNDQDIQHYQTLDRQSIWHPYTRFSALKAGPLPIITHGEGAYLYDAEGRKYMDAISSWWACNLGHGHPAVIEAIIRQTRELQHSILGNLSHPRAIELASMIVGLFPDDRRVMFASDGSCAVEAALKIALQYWYNMGQPLKTKFMSLDFAYHGDTLGAVSVGYLEAFHKPFKSALFPVLQAPSPCCGTCAFHAPEQSCVRECIDTIRTLVKEHAHEVAAMIVEPMCQGSGGMRIHSAEYLKALADICKSEGVLLIADEIAVGMGRTGKMFAFEHAGIVPDIVCMGKSLSAGYLPISAAVVRDSIYETFRDQPEDHTFYHGHTFAGNPIAAAAAVATLRVYESEGIVAQAAAMAKVLAEELALLADIPGVRNIRCLGMIGVVELEDDHQGTGTLRAIQIRDRLRANGILLRPLGPVIYVMPPLITPEPALRYLVQALGKVVRES
- a CDS encoding DUF502 domain-containing protein, translated to MSSEKQSFQRFLRNQLISGLFVLVPLWVTYVVVVAIFHAMASVLQPLVSLLPMQVPQWVELVISILAFVLLVLLVGIVAGRVVGQRFLSWGESFILKIPIIKAIYSAAKQVVDAVSVPNRKTFKSVVVIEYPRPGVKVIGFLSGVTTDETGEKWCRIFIPMSPLPTSGFLHLVPAREVRMTDLTVEEAFKMLISGGVIAPDKLETRPVDEQL
- the gltA gene encoding NADPH-dependent glutamate synthase; translated protein: MSHTSPEALAEAASKELDAIRKRTTPLTPRDRIGISAQEMPTQDPAVRRRNVQEVANGYTPEQAQLESMRCLQCKNAPCIQGCPVRIDIPGFLKAAANADFESACDIIKQSSLLPSVCGRVCPQEVQCQENCTVGKALKSVDKAVSIGRVERFVADLERETGRAKPPVIKPETGKKVAVIGTGPASITVAADVRREGHHVVMFEAFHKPGGVLVYGIPEFRLPKRIVQAEFDSLTRMGVELQTNFVIGRTRKLRALLDEDGFDAVFIGTGAGLPKFMNMEGENFVGVFSANEYLTRANLMKAYDFERADTPIYRTGKVAVLGGGNVAMDAARTAVRLGADEVHVIYRRTEVEMPARVEEIAHAKEEGVIFHLLENAKRLIGDANGCVTGMECLRYELGEPDASGRRRPVEIKGSEFVRDIGTVIIAIGNDSNPLIPRTTEGLQTTKWGNIIVDDNGKTSLDRVFAGGDIVLGAATVILAMGEGRRAAASINELLRM
- a CDS encoding sulfide/dihydroorotate dehydrogenase-like FAD/NAD-binding protein, giving the protein MNRILAKKQLSDDVFMMRLTTPHIARERLPGQFVILQLDNEFGERIPLTIADADPVEGSITIIFQAVGKTTHNLADKQVGESVQSVLGPLGQPTHIEKFGTVVCVGGGIGVAPLHPIVKGMKAAGNKIIIIIGARNRSLIIMEEEMRTLADEFIVCTDDGSYGRKGLVTEPLKEVCERVPKPDLAVAIGPPIMMKFCAETTRPFNVHTVVSLNTIMIDGTGMCGGCRVSVGGQTKFTCVDGPEFDGHLVDFTNLMQRLKAYRKVEEQAHHKCHLEAEIRQKEQSES
- a CDS encoding ABC transporter permease subunit, with translation MPIISSIGRRHWKTRLLVGLMYLLLLAGAVSMVYPFLLMLAGSSKSSVDAADQNVIPAFLRDDAALYQKHVEGLFNESLNQMRWVYSSEAPTFQKLTLPVTNASPALVNDWREFLLTEDLPSFMYGLGYLAAPQSRGSIPAGLRAFKCQMEQVYTNDIARLNSAMGTTFSGWNAFFVLPNNGLERRVKMGSRPFDVALNDFTRQQPPENRVYYNVEGFFKEGYLKNQFTRDIAYYNRAHGTTYTDWGQIHLERRLPDPDLYSQLERDDWERFVRGILSLVWIRADASATPDYRAYLRAKYGEVATLNRRYGSAYSGFDQIPFSAQPPAEGVALSDWESYLQGWRDPATGVFFILPAEALCLDTVEFRFRDWLQERAGFNPLSAASLRAILPPQQEFHYLAFKAKTGALRMEFLTRNFRTVTDYVVRHGRAVLNTFIYCGLAVLCALIFNPLAAYALSRYKPKSTYKILLFLMMTMAFPPMVTQIPVFLMLREFHLLNTFAALVLPGLVNGYTIFLLKGFFDSLPRELYECAQLDGAGEFRLFWQITMWLSTPILAVTALGAFTAAYTNFMMALLLCQDERMWTIMPWLYQLQTSSGQGVVFASLIFASIPTMFVFVFCQKIIMRGIVVPVEK